From one Chryseobacterium sp. 3008163 genomic stretch:
- a CDS encoding ABC transporter ATP-binding protein has protein sequence MKNEEKEILVSVQNVSKKFSMDLRSSLKYGALDIIKSTLGIKINKDLRPKEFWAVKDISFKLRRGECIGLIGHNGAGKSTLLKILNGLYAPDKGQIVMKGKIGALIELGAGFNPILTGRENIYNNASILGFTRKEIEDKLDSIVEFSEIGEFIDMPIQNYSSGMKVRLGFAIAAHLEPDILIIDEVLAVGDLGFVLKCFKKIDELLPNTALIFVSHSMPMISRICNEIILMDHGAVTYQGHDTGKGIDMYYNMFKTDENSEIVFDSNDVKLLSSKVKGKEAQNNFYEIEWNSDFQLEFEIENISLKKMPYISFAVYDKEQRGIAEILPENQDLSINFEAGEKKTVLFDIKNFIFSKGLYSITITFTETLNTDIFYKEHRVININVTNTEQLWTPILINSKLL, from the coding sequence ATGAAGAACGAAGAAAAAGAAATTTTAGTGTCGGTACAGAATGTTTCCAAGAAGTTTTCAATGGACTTGAGATCGTCGTTAAAATATGGAGCACTAGATATCATTAAAAGCACTTTAGGTATAAAAATTAATAAAGATTTAAGACCAAAAGAGTTTTGGGCGGTAAAAGATATAAGTTTTAAGCTTCGAAGAGGCGAATGCATAGGATTAATTGGCCATAACGGTGCCGGTAAAAGTACTTTGCTTAAAATATTAAACGGTCTTTATGCTCCTGATAAGGGTCAGATCGTTATGAAAGGAAAGATAGGCGCTCTTATTGAGTTGGGAGCAGGTTTCAACCCTATTCTTACAGGAAGAGAAAATATTTACAACAATGCTTCTATTTTAGGTTTTACTAGGAAAGAAATTGAGGACAAATTAGATTCTATTGTGGAGTTTTCAGAGATTGGGGAATTCATAGATATGCCCATACAGAACTACTCTTCCGGTATGAAAGTAAGGCTTGGTTTTGCGATTGCAGCACATCTTGAACCCGATATATTGATTATTGATGAAGTTCTTGCAGTTGGTGATTTGGGATTTGTTTTGAAATGCTTTAAAAAAATTGATGAATTACTGCCGAATACAGCCTTAATATTTGTTTCTCACAGTATGCCTATGATATCTAGAATTTGCAATGAAATTATTTTGATGGATCATGGCGCTGTTACCTATCAAGGACATGATACAGGAAAAGGCATCGATATGTATTATAATATGTTTAAAACTGATGAGAACAGCGAAATTGTTTTTGACTCAAATGACGTAAAGCTACTCAGTTCTAAGGTAAAAGGAAAAGAAGCCCAAAATAACTTTTATGAAATTGAATGGAACTCAGATTTTCAGTTGGAATTCGAAATTGAGAACATAAGTTTAAAAAAAATGCCATATATATCATTTGCCGTATATGATAAAGAACAAAGAGGTATCGCAGAAATTCTTCCCGAAAATCAAGATTTAAGCATTAATTTTGAAGCAGGAGAGAAAAAGACAGTATTATTCGATATTAAAAATTTCATATTTTCAAAAGGACTCTACTCCATCACAATAACTTTTACTGAAACATTAAATACAGATATTTTTTACAAAGAACACCGTGTCATAAACATAAATGTAACAAATACCGAACAGTTATGGACACCTATACTTATTAACTCAAAATTACTTTAA
- a CDS encoding FkbM family methyltransferase, giving the protein MIKNLIGNILKTLGYKITKTSNVSAASATQIIKTIENKEDLLSTFYNNLKANNFYPKFVVDIGANTGTWTRELLKNFPETNVLMIEPQERLMPNFQDLLGDNVSFMPVGVSNKNDILRFTIHERDDSCSFIYTEEEATKMGLKQIEIPVKTLNSIIEENDYTVPDIIKIDAEGLDLEVIEGASNFYGKTEIFLVEASVCCETYKNSVAKIVSMMDQSGYQMYEITDLNRPFPHSPILWLIEIAFVRKDGYLVNNINITA; this is encoded by the coding sequence ATGATAAAAAATCTAATAGGAAACATACTTAAGACTTTAGGTTATAAGATTACTAAGACCTCAAATGTTTCTGCTGCTTCGGCTACTCAAATTATAAAAACAATCGAAAATAAAGAAGATTTATTAAGTACTTTCTACAATAATCTTAAAGCTAATAACTTCTATCCAAAATTCGTAGTAGATATTGGTGCAAATACAGGAACGTGGACTAGAGAATTATTAAAAAATTTTCCCGAAACAAATGTTCTAATGATAGAACCACAGGAAAGACTGATGCCTAATTTTCAGGATTTGTTGGGTGATAATGTCTCTTTTATGCCTGTAGGTGTTAGCAATAAAAATGACATTTTGAGATTTACAATCCATGAAAGAGATGATAGTTGTTCTTTTATCTACACCGAAGAAGAAGCCACCAAAATGGGGTTAAAACAAATTGAGATACCCGTAAAAACACTTAATTCAATCATAGAAGAAAATGATTATACTGTTCCTGATATAATTAAAATTGATGCAGAAGGATTAGATTTAGAAGTGATTGAGGGAGCTTCAAATTTTTACGGAAAAACTGAGATATTTTTGGTTGAAGCATCTGTTTGTTGTGAAACTTACAAAAATTCTGTTGCAAAAATAGTAAGTATGATGGATCAATCTGGGTATCAAATGTACGAAATCACTGATTTAAACAGGCCTTTTCCACATTCTCCAATTCTTTGGCTTATTGAAATTGCATTTGTTCGAAAAGATGGATATTTAGTAAATAATATTAATATTACTGCATAA